TCGGCGGTCGGCAGCGGTATCTCACTCATGGCCGCGCCTTGGCTCGTTCCGGCTGGAATTGCGGCCGTGGCGACGTTCTTGTTGATGTCGCTGGTGAACGCGGCCATGAGCTCCTTAGAGTCTCAATCCAGGCGACGTAGACGTCAATCCGACGATAGCCTCTGGTACAGTACGCAAGACGGTGGGTGGGGATCTTCTGGCGGGTTCGGTGGTTTTTCGTCAGACTCCGGCGGCTTTTCCGGCGGCGGGGGTGGCGACAGCGGGGGAGGAGGCGCCAGTGGCGACTGGTAAGCCGATGTTCCTGACCGAGGAGGGGCGAAACCGCGTCGAATTGGTCGTCCGTGAAACTGAGTTGCGGACGAGGGCGGAAATCGTGCCCATGGTCGTGGCTCGCTCAGGTCTCTATCGCGAGGCGCCCTACCGCGCCGGGGTTGTGTCGGCTACCGCGGCCTTGGCGCTGTTGCTCACTACAGAATCGCTCTGGTTGCCTTGGGGATGGCACGCCGGAAACGGGGTGTTGCTCTTGCTGTTGACGATAGTGGCCTATGGGGTGGGGGCGTGGTTCGGTACTACCGAAACAGGCATTCGGTGGTTTGTGTCGCGGGAGCGCATGCGTCACAAAGTACTCATGCGAGCGGAACGGGCGTTTGCGCAACATGGCGTGGGACAAACCCGAGAACGTACCGGTGTGCTCCTGTTGGTGTCGTTGCTGGAGCGGCAAGTCTCGCTCTGGCCGGACCGGGCCCTGCGCGAACTGGTTCCCGCGCTGGAGTGGGAGCCGGTTGTGGCGACCATCGTGCCCCATCTCTCCGCCGGAAATCTCGCCGAGGGGTTGTGTGCCGGTATCGAGCACTGTGGCCGGTTCTTGGCCGACCGCCTTCCGCCACGCCCTGGCGACAATCCCGACGAACTACCCAATCGAGTCATTCAGGAATGAATGCAACACTAGAGCAGGGAGTCTCTCTGTGATTCGAGGGTATGCGGGAAACCCGAGCGTGCTGCCCGGCGGGCAGCTCTCCCTCCACGTTTCCACCACTGCTCCTGAGTTTCGGGTCCGGTTGTT
This portion of the Nitrospiraceae bacterium genome encodes:
- a CDS encoding TPM domain-containing protein, translated to MATGKPMFLTEEGRNRVELVVRETELRTRAEIVPMVVARSGLYREAPYRAGVVSATAALALLLTTESLWLPWGWHAGNGVLLLLLTIVAYGVGAWFGTTETGIRWFVSRERMRHKVLMRAERAFAQHGVGQTRERTGVLLLVSLLERQVSLWPDRALRELVPALEWEPVVATIVPHLSAGNLAEGLCAGIEHCGRFLADRLPPRPGDNPDELPNRVIQE